In the genome of Myxococcus stipitatus, one region contains:
- a CDS encoding sigma-54 dependent transcriptional regulator, with the protein MSTHLLLVDDDRTFASLAATVLRHEGFRVTLAHSLHDARAALARQAPEVVVLDRRLPDGDGIHFLPELRAQFPDTAVMMVTAHGDIASAVDAIKQGARDYLSKPVELDDLVLRARRAAADLQLHERLRQAESELGGRRRLLRPRAPAMVSALQMIERIATAPRSPVLITGETGAGKEVLARHLHNVQGGQGPFVHVNCAALPSSLVESELFGHERGAFTDARAARRGLVEVADGGILFLDEIGELPLSLQAKLLTFLDQGAFRRLGGTTELTSNARVVTATNRDLTREVAEGRFREDLYFRLSVFRVEIPPLRQRREDVLPLAESLLVELCAELGRRPVDFTPAARTRLERYPFPGNVRELRNVLERALVLEPGPALELQALEPRGPMGPAVADPDAFVVGGPPRALDDVERLYVKHVLGRLEGRRMEAAKVLGLSYPTFLRKLDES; encoded by the coding sequence ATGAGCACCCATCTGCTGCTGGTGGACGACGACCGGACGTTCGCGTCGCTGGCGGCCACGGTGCTGCGGCACGAGGGCTTCCGGGTGACGCTGGCGCACTCGCTCCATGACGCCCGCGCGGCGCTGGCCCGGCAGGCCCCGGAGGTGGTGGTGCTGGACCGCCGCCTGCCGGATGGCGACGGCATCCACTTCCTGCCGGAGCTGCGCGCGCAGTTCCCCGACACGGCGGTGATGATGGTGACGGCGCACGGCGACATCGCCAGCGCGGTGGACGCCATCAAGCAGGGCGCGCGCGACTATCTCTCCAAACCGGTGGAGCTCGACGACCTGGTCCTCCGCGCGCGCCGGGCCGCCGCGGACCTCCAGCTGCACGAGCGGCTGCGTCAGGCGGAGAGCGAGCTGGGCGGCAGGCGGCGCCTCTTGCGTCCGCGCGCGCCCGCCATGGTGTCCGCGCTCCAGATGATCGAGCGCATCGCCACCGCGCCGCGCAGCCCCGTGCTCATCACCGGGGAGACGGGCGCGGGCAAGGAGGTGCTCGCGCGGCACCTGCACAACGTGCAGGGCGGCCAGGGGCCCTTCGTCCACGTCAACTGCGCCGCGCTGCCGTCCTCGCTGGTGGAGAGCGAGCTGTTCGGCCACGAGCGCGGCGCCTTCACGGACGCCCGCGCGGCGCGGCGCGGGCTGGTGGAGGTGGCCGACGGCGGCATCCTCTTCCTCGACGAGATTGGCGAGCTGCCGCTGAGCCTCCAGGCCAAGCTGCTCACCTTCCTGGACCAGGGCGCCTTCCGACGGCTGGGCGGCACGACGGAGCTGACGAGCAACGCGCGCGTGGTGACGGCCACCAACCGCGACCTCACGCGCGAGGTGGCCGAGGGCCGCTTCCGCGAGGACCTGTACTTCCGCCTCAGCGTCTTCCGCGTGGAGATTCCGCCCCTGCGTCAGCGGCGCGAGGACGTGCTGCCGCTGGCGGAGTCGCTGCTGGTGGAGCTGTGCGCGGAGCTGGGGCGCAGGCCCGTGGACTTCACCCCCGCCGCGAGGACGCGCCTGGAGCGCTATCCCTTCCCGGGCAACGTGCGCGAGCTGCGCAACGTGCTGGAGCGCGCGCTGGTGCTGGAGCCCGGCCCCGCACTGGAGCTCCAGGCGCTGGAGCCCCGGGGGCCGATGGGGCCCGCCGTCGCGGACCCGGATGCCTTCGTCGTCGGGGGGCCTCCGCGCGCGCTGGATGACGTGGAGCGCCTGTACGTGAAGCACGTGCTGGGCCGCCTGGAGGGCCGCCGCATGGAGGCGGCCAAGGTGCTGGGCTTGTCGTACCCGACGTTCCTCCGCAAGCTCGACGAGTCCTGA